TTCCAATTAACTACACGCAATTAGGTGGCACATATACGATTCTTTCTGGCGCACAGGCAGGTACACAAGTATTTGGTCAGGATCCATTGTGGTTAGCATGGGCAACTGACTTAGTAAACTTGCGTGGTGTTGATGCATCACAGTATGAGTATGTCATCAATGGTTGGGTGCCAGCTCGTTTTAAAGTTGGACAAATGATTGGTGCATCAGGTATTTTAATGGGACTTGCTTTAGCTATGTTTAAAAATGTCGATGCAGACAAACGTGGTGCCTACAAATCCATGTATATTTCAGCAGCATTAGCTGTTTTCTTAACAGGTGTAACAGAACCGCTTGAATTTATGTTTATGTTTGCGGCAGTGCCATTGTATGTCGTTTATGCCTTTATTCAAGGGACTGCATTTGCGATGGCAGATATCTTGCCACTACGTTTGCATTCTTTTGGTAATATTGAATTATTGACACGAACACCACTTGCAATTAAAGCAGGGCTGAGTGCTGATTTGATTTATTTTGTTATTGTAGTGATTGCTTATGGTGTCTTAACTTATTTCTTAGCGAGCTTCATGATTCGTAAATTTAACTTTGCAACACCAGGCCGTAATGGAAATTATGAGGTGGATGCAGAAACAACACCTTCATCAAATGGAGCAGCAGTTGATAGTCAAGCAGCGTCTATTGTTGGACTACTAGGTGGACGCGACAATATTGTTGATGTGGATGCGTGCATGACACGCCTACGTGTAACTGTAAAAGAAAACGCTGATGTTGCTCAGGAGCTAGAATGGAAAAAACTTGGCGCAATGGGACTGATAGTGAAAGATAAAGGCGTTCAAGCGGTCTATGGACCTAAAGCAGATGTCTTAAAATCTGATATTCAAGATTTATTGGATTCCGGTGTAGCATTACCAGCATATACATCTGATAACTCAATGCAGCGTGAAAAAACAGATTTATTGAGTGTAGCTACTGGTAACATTATTGCCATTGAAAAGGTTAACGATCCCGTTTTTGCAGGGAAAATGATGGGAGACGGATTTGCTGTTGAACCAACAGATAAGCTGGTTTATTCCCCAGTTGCTGGTAAAGTCGTTTCTGTTTTCCCGACTAAGCATGCCATTGGTTTGCAAACGGCATCGGGTGTAGATGTTTTAGTTCATATGGGATTAAATACCGTTGAATTAAAAGAAGCAGCTTTTAACTTGCATGTTGAAGAAGGACAAACCATTGCTGCTGGAGACTTATTGGCAGAGATGAACTTAGAAGCTGTTAAGGCTGAAGGAAAAGAAACAACGATCGTTGTTGTTTTAACCAATGGAGATAAGGTACAATCTTACCAACTCACTCAAGAAGGACAGCAAGATGCAAAAGCTGTTATTGGTTATTTTGAAAGCTAATCAGATAAATAAACAAAAAGCTGGGAAGTGATTCCTGGCTTTTTGTGTCATTAGAAAGGAAGAGACTATGACTTATATCATGACGTTAAATACACACAGCTGGATGGAAGAGGAGGCCAATGAAAAACTAATACAGTTGGCCGACCGGATTATTGAAATGGATTATGAAGTTGTTGCATTACAAGAAGTGAATCAACTTCTCGATTCTAAACAAGCAACAACCGATCAGTTTTTTCAAGCTGTAGCTAAACAACGTCCCATTCATGTTGATAACTTCGCTTATGTCTTAACAGAGTTATTGAAAGAAAGAGGACGTAGCTACTATTGGTCTTGGACTGCTAGTCACATTGGTTATGACCGTTATGCGGAAGGGGTAGCGATTTTATCTAAACAACCTATCCAAGCTAGCGACTGTCGTGTGTCTGTCGAAGATGACTTTTCAGACTACCATACGCGCCGCTTATTAATTGGGAAAACGAAGGTGTTTGGACAGACGGTTCGTATTGTAAGCAGCCATTATTCGTGGTGGCAAGC
This genomic interval from Jeotgalibaca arthritidis contains the following:
- a CDS encoding endonuclease/exonuclease/phosphatase family protein, with protein sequence MTYIMTLNTHSWMEEEANEKLIQLADRIIEMDYEVVALQEVNQLLDSKQATTDQFFQAVAKQRPIHVDNFAYVLTELLKERGRSYYWSWTASHIGYDRYAEGVAILSKQPIQASDCRVSVEDDFSDYHTRRLLIGKTKVFGQTVRIVSSHYSWWQADQEAGFSYEWDRTLDYLKQESGPIMLMGDLNNAADVREEGYDYVHQTAPQLHDAYQLASEKQGRYTVEKSIDGWEGNHQQLRIDYIFLTADFSVETYRVIFDGKTGPVVSDHYGVEVRLVHR
- a CDS encoding PTS transporter subunit IIBC, yielding MKKVFNFEFWQKFGKALMVVIAVMPAAGLMISIGKTLPLINADLALLTTTASVIENIGWAVIGNLHLLFALAIGGSWAKERAGGAFSAGIAFILINRITGSLFGVTGDMLNDPEAFTHTFFGTKIMVNGFFTSVLEAPALNMGVFVGIIAGFVGAMAYNKYYNFRKLPDALSFFNGKRFVPFVVILWSAVISLGLAVVWPYIQAGINNFGLWIAQSQDSAPVLAPFLYGTLERLLLPFGLHHMLTIPINYTQLGGTYTILSGAQAGTQVFGQDPLWLAWATDLVNLRGVDASQYEYVINGWVPARFKVGQMIGASGILMGLALAMFKNVDADKRGAYKSMYISAALAVFLTGVTEPLEFMFMFAAVPLYVVYAFIQGTAFAMADILPLRLHSFGNIELLTRTPLAIKAGLSADLIYFVIVVIAYGVLTYFLASFMIRKFNFATPGRNGNYEVDAETTPSSNGAAVDSQAASIVGLLGGRDNIVDVDACMTRLRVTVKENADVAQELEWKKLGAMGLIVKDKGVQAVYGPKADVLKSDIQDLLDSGVALPAYTSDNSMQREKTDLLSVATGNIIAIEKVNDPVFAGKMMGDGFAVEPTDKLVYSPVAGKVVSVFPTKHAIGLQTASGVDVLVHMGLNTVELKEAAFNLHVEEGQTIAAGDLLAEMNLEAVKAEGKETTIVVVLTNGDKVQSYQLTQEGQQDAKAVIGYFES